From a region of the Streptomyces caniferus genome:
- a CDS encoding transcriptional regulator — MSTPSGFDELIHPSTRLSVVALLAATEWADFPFIRDSLSLSDSALSKQLHTLEEAGYLEIRKEGGGRKRRTKVRLTSHGRTAFEGHVAALRAIVEGAGPAAAPAPATESAAAAAGTRQQQQRAEAGR, encoded by the coding sequence ATGAGCACCCCGAGCGGCTTCGACGAACTGATCCACCCCTCCACCCGGCTGTCCGTGGTGGCCCTGCTCGCCGCCACGGAGTGGGCCGATTTCCCCTTCATCCGCGACAGCCTCTCGCTCAGCGACTCCGCGCTCTCCAAGCAGCTGCACACCCTGGAAGAGGCCGGATATCTGGAGATCCGCAAGGAGGGCGGCGGCCGCAAACGACGCACCAAGGTCCGGCTGACGAGCCACGGCCGGACGGCCTTCGAGGGCCATGTGGCCGCGCTCCGGGCCATCGTCGAGGGCGCGGGGCCCGCGGCGGCACCCGCGCCGGCGACGGAGTCCGCGGCCGCGGCAGCAGGGACACGGCAACAGCAACAGCGCGCGGAGGCGGGCCGATGA
- a CDS encoding ABC transporter ATP-binding protein, whose product MRMAYGGTDVLHGIDLDIRRGEIFALLGPNGAGKTTTVEILEGFRQRSAGEVAVLGTDPARGDDAWRARIGLVLQSWRDHRRWQVAELLRHFALYYPAPRDPAELLALVGLTEQAGQQVDRLSGGQRRRLDVALAIVGRPELLFLDEPTTGFDPEARRDFHDLVERLARDEGVTILLTTHDLAEAERLADRIAVLVNGRIRAGGTPAELALRAAAQAEVRWTAADGTARRERTADPSQLVWELHRDTGGPVADLEVRRPTLEDTYLHMVHRDGGDGPGAGIESGGGGAGVESGPGIAGEGEGESTGGGSGGAGASDGERQA is encoded by the coding sequence ATGAGGATGGCCTACGGCGGCACCGATGTCCTGCACGGCATCGATCTGGACATCCGGCGCGGGGAGATCTTCGCGCTGCTCGGCCCCAACGGCGCGGGAAAGACCACCACCGTCGAGATCCTGGAGGGCTTCCGGCAGCGTTCCGCCGGAGAGGTCGCCGTCCTGGGGACGGACCCGGCGCGCGGCGACGACGCCTGGCGCGCCCGGATCGGCCTGGTCCTGCAGTCCTGGCGCGACCACCGCCGCTGGCAGGTGGCCGAGCTGCTGCGGCACTTCGCGCTGTACTACCCGGCTCCTCGCGATCCCGCCGAGCTGCTGGCCCTGGTCGGCCTCACCGAGCAGGCCGGACAGCAGGTCGACCGGCTGTCCGGCGGACAGCGCCGCCGCCTCGACGTCGCACTGGCGATCGTCGGCCGCCCCGAGCTCCTCTTCCTGGACGAGCCGACCACCGGCTTCGACCCCGAGGCGCGGCGCGACTTCCACGACCTGGTCGAACGGCTCGCCCGCGACGAGGGCGTCACGATCCTGCTCACCACCCATGACCTGGCGGAGGCCGAGCGGCTGGCCGACCGGATAGCCGTGCTGGTCAACGGCCGGATCCGGGCCGGCGGCACCCCCGCGGAACTGGCCCTCCGGGCCGCCGCGCAGGCCGAGGTCCGCTGGACGGCGGCCGATGGCACGGCCCGCCGGGAACGCACCGCGGACCCCTCCCAGCTGGTCTGGGAACTCCACCGCGACACGGGCGGACCGGTGGCCGATCTGGAGGTCCGCCGCCCGACGCTGGAGGACACCTACCTGCACATGGTGCACCGGGACGGCGGGGACGGGCCCGGGGCCGGAATCGAGAGCGGGGGCGGCGGAGCCGGGGTCGAGAGCGGGCCCGGGATCGCGGGCGAGGGCGAGGGCGAGAGCACGGGCGGAGGCAGCGGCGGGGCCGGGGCCTCGGACGGGGAGCGGCAGGCATGA
- the hutU gene encoding urocanate hydratase gives MSGPRPVRAPRGTELSARGWQQEAALRMLQNNLDPEVAEHPDQLVVYGGTGKAARDWRSFDAMVRTLTTLKQDETMLVQSGRPVGVMQTHEWAPRVLIANSNLVGDWANWEEFRRLEALGLTMYGQMTAGSWIYIGTQGILQGTYETFAAVAAKKFNGTLAGTITLTAGLGGMGGAQPLAVTMNDGVAICIDVDPRAIERRIEHRYLDVKADSLKHALELAVEARDQRKPLSIGLLGNAAELLPQMLAEGAPIDIVTDQTSAHDPLAYLPVGIDFDDMAAYAAAKPADFTQRARESMARHVEAMVGFMDAGAEVFDYGNSIRGEAQLAGYERAFAFPGFVPAYIRPLFAEGKGPFRWAALSGDARDIAATDKAILDLFPENESLARWIKLAGERVHFQGLPARICWLGYGERDKAGERFNEMVADGTLKAPLAIGRDHLDCGSVASPYRETEAMKDGSDAIADWPLLNAMVNVASGASWVSLHHGGGVGMGRSIHAGQVTVADGTPLAGEKIRRVLTNDPGMGVIRHVDAGYERADEVAAERGVRIPMREGEGGGA, from the coding sequence ATGTCGGGACCGCGACCCGTGCGGGCACCGCGCGGTACGGAGCTGAGTGCTCGGGGATGGCAGCAGGAAGCCGCGCTGCGCATGCTGCAGAACAACCTCGATCCGGAGGTGGCCGAACACCCGGACCAGCTCGTCGTCTACGGCGGCACGGGCAAGGCCGCGCGCGACTGGCGCTCCTTCGACGCGATGGTGCGCACGCTCACCACGCTCAAGCAGGACGAGACGATGCTCGTCCAGTCCGGCCGGCCGGTCGGTGTGATGCAGACGCACGAATGGGCGCCGCGGGTGCTCATCGCCAACTCCAACCTCGTCGGCGACTGGGCCAACTGGGAGGAGTTCCGCCGCCTGGAGGCCCTCGGCCTGACCATGTACGGGCAGATGACCGCCGGTTCGTGGATCTACATCGGCACCCAGGGCATCCTTCAGGGCACCTACGAGACCTTCGCCGCCGTCGCCGCCAAGAAGTTCAACGGCACGCTCGCCGGGACGATCACGCTCACCGCCGGCCTCGGCGGCATGGGCGGCGCCCAGCCGCTCGCCGTCACCATGAACGACGGCGTCGCGATCTGCATCGACGTCGACCCGCGTGCCATCGAGCGCCGCATCGAGCACCGCTACCTGGACGTGAAGGCCGACAGCCTCAAGCACGCCCTCGAACTCGCCGTCGAGGCCCGCGACCAGCGCAAGCCGCTCTCGATCGGCCTGCTCGGCAACGCCGCCGAACTGCTGCCGCAGATGCTCGCCGAGGGCGCCCCGATCGACATCGTCACCGACCAGACCAGCGCCCACGACCCGCTGGCCTACCTCCCGGTCGGCATCGACTTCGACGACATGGCCGCCTACGCCGCCGCGAAGCCCGCCGACTTCACCCAGCGGGCGCGCGAGTCGATGGCCCGTCACGTCGAGGCCATGGTCGGCTTCATGGACGCCGGCGCCGAGGTCTTCGACTACGGCAACTCGATCCGCGGCGAGGCCCAGCTCGCCGGTTATGAGCGTGCCTTCGCCTTCCCCGGCTTCGTCCCCGCCTATATCCGGCCACTCTTCGCCGAGGGCAAGGGCCCGTTCCGCTGGGCCGCGCTGTCCGGCGACGCCCGGGACATCGCCGCGACGGACAAGGCGATCCTGGACCTCTTCCCGGAGAACGAGTCGCTGGCCCGCTGGATCAAGCTGGCCGGTGAACGGGTGCACTTCCAGGGCCTGCCCGCCCGTATCTGCTGGCTCGGCTACGGCGAGCGCGACAAGGCCGGCGAGCGGTTCAACGAGATGGTCGCCGACGGGACGCTGAAGGCCCCGCTGGCCATCGGCCGCGACCACCTCGACTGCGGCTCCGTCGCCTCGCCCTACCGCGAGACCGAGGCCATGAAGGACGGCTCGGACGCGATCGCCGACTGGCCGCTGCTCAACGCCATGGTCAATGTCGCCTCCGGCGCCTCCTGGGTGTCGCTGCACCACGGCGGCGGCGTGGGCATGGGCCGCTCGATCCACGCCGGCCAGGTCACCGTCGCCGACGGCACCCCGCTGGCCGGCGAGAAGATTCGCCGGGTGCTCACCAACGACCCCGGCATGGGCGTCATCCGGCACGTCGACGCGGGCTACGAGCGCGCCGACGAGGTGGCCGCCGAGCGCGGCGTCCGCATCCCGATGCGCGAGGGCGAAGGCGGGGGCGCGTGA
- a CDS encoding allantoate amidohydrolase has product MWEELRPIGRSSSSGGYRRYAWTGADTDCRAWFRAQAEARGLAYELDRNGNQWAWLGAAGYQDVDPGDAVVTGSHLDSVPDGGAFDGPLGVVSSFAALDELRRRGAEFTKPLAIVNFGDEEGARFGLACVGSRLAAGALTTEAAHLLRDGDGITLPQAMERAGYDPEAIGPDPERLARIGAFVELHVEQGRALDLSGDPVGIASAIWPHGRWRFDFHGEANHAGTTRLDDRRDPMLSYAATVLAAREQARLAGALATFGKISVEPNGVNAIPSLVRGWLDSRAPDQDTLDTVITGIEQAAAERAARDGVDLTVVRESFTPVVEFQHALRDELSAILAKTGERTVPVLGTGAGHDAGILSGTVPTAMLFVRNPTGVSHSPAEEAGEDDCAAGVTALADVLEGLACH; this is encoded by the coding sequence ATGTGGGAGGAGCTGCGGCCCATCGGCCGCAGCTCCTCCTCCGGGGGCTACCGCCGCTACGCCTGGACCGGTGCCGACACCGACTGCCGCGCCTGGTTCCGGGCCCAGGCCGAGGCCCGGGGACTCGCCTACGAACTCGACCGCAACGGCAACCAGTGGGCCTGGCTCGGTGCCGCCGGCTACCAGGACGTGGACCCGGGCGACGCCGTCGTCACCGGCTCCCACCTGGACTCCGTCCCGGACGGCGGCGCCTTCGACGGCCCGCTGGGTGTCGTCTCCTCCTTCGCCGCGCTGGACGAACTCCGCCGGAGGGGAGCGGAGTTCACCAAGCCGCTGGCGATCGTCAACTTCGGCGACGAGGAGGGCGCCCGCTTCGGCCTGGCCTGTGTCGGCTCCCGGCTCGCCGCCGGCGCGCTGACCACCGAGGCCGCGCACCTGCTGCGCGACGGTGACGGCATCACCCTCCCGCAGGCCATGGAGCGCGCCGGATACGACCCGGAAGCCATCGGTCCGGACCCCGAACGACTCGCCCGGATCGGCGCGTTCGTCGAACTCCACGTCGAGCAGGGCCGGGCCCTGGACCTGTCCGGCGACCCGGTCGGCATCGCCTCCGCCATCTGGCCGCACGGCCGCTGGCGGTTCGACTTCCACGGCGAGGCCAACCACGCCGGCACCACCCGCCTCGACGACCGCCGCGACCCGATGCTCAGCTACGCCGCGACCGTGCTCGCCGCCCGCGAGCAGGCCCGGCTGGCCGGCGCCCTGGCCACCTTCGGGAAGATCAGCGTGGAGCCGAACGGGGTCAACGCCATCCCCTCGCTGGTCCGCGGCTGGCTGGACTCGCGCGCCCCCGACCAGGACACCCTGGACACCGTGATCACCGGGATCGAGCAGGCCGCCGCCGAACGGGCCGCCCGTGACGGGGTGGACCTGACCGTCGTCCGTGAATCCTTCACCCCCGTCGTGGAGTTCCAGCACGCCCTGCGGGACGAGCTGAGCGCCATCCTCGCCAAGACGGGGGAGCGGACCGTTCCCGTCCTGGGCACCGGCGCCGGGCACGACGCCGGTATTTTGTCCGGAACCGTCCCTACCGCGATGCTGTTCGTCCGCAACCCCACCGGGGTGTCGCACTCGCCCGCCGAAGAGGCCGGCGAGGACGACTGCGCGGCCGGGGTCACCGCACTCGCCGACGTACTGGAAGGGCTGGCGTGCCACTGA
- a CDS encoding formimidoylglutamate deiminase: protein MPLTTQATPTTYWLEHAWLGTHVEPGVTVDVADGRITAVRTGADTPPPGATALRGLTLPGLANAHSHAFHRALRGTVQVGTGTFWTWREIMYNVADRLTPETYYALARAVYAEMALAGITCVGEFHYLHHAPGGTRYDDPNAMGEALVSAAEDVGIRITLLDTAYLSAGFGAAPNAHQLRFSDGTAERWAERADALKERAHARIGAAIHSVRAVPAGQLGTVADWARERQAPLHVHLSEQTAENDACRDAHGCTPTRLLADHGALGRRTTAVHATHLTTEDIELLGDSRTGVCMCPTTERDLADGIGPAARLQGRGSPLSLGSDSHAVIDLLEEARAMELDERLRTRTRGHWTAAALLRAATADGHAALGWDDAGTLETGALADLTTIALDSVRTAGPLPRLAAETAVFAASAADVRHTIVGGRQIVRDGAHTLVPDVPTALAESIAAVRG from the coding sequence GTGCCACTGACGACACAGGCCACACCGACGACGTACTGGCTCGAACACGCCTGGCTCGGCACGCACGTCGAGCCGGGCGTGACCGTGGACGTCGCGGACGGGCGGATCACGGCCGTCCGCACCGGGGCGGACACCCCGCCGCCCGGTGCCACCGCGCTGCGCGGCCTGACCCTCCCGGGCCTCGCCAACGCCCACTCGCACGCCTTCCACCGCGCCCTGCGCGGCACCGTCCAGGTCGGCACCGGCACCTTCTGGACCTGGCGCGAGATCATGTACAACGTCGCCGACCGGCTCACCCCCGAGACCTACTACGCCCTCGCCCGCGCCGTCTACGCCGAGATGGCGCTCGCCGGCATCACCTGCGTCGGCGAATTCCACTACCTCCACCACGCGCCCGGCGGCACCCGCTACGACGACCCCAACGCCATGGGCGAGGCGCTGGTCTCCGCTGCCGAAGACGTGGGCATCCGCATCACCCTGCTCGACACGGCCTACCTCTCGGCCGGCTTCGGCGCCGCGCCCAACGCCCACCAACTGCGCTTCTCCGACGGCACCGCCGAGCGCTGGGCCGAGCGCGCCGACGCGCTCAAGGAGCGCGCACACGCCCGCATCGGCGCCGCCATCCACTCCGTACGCGCCGTCCCCGCCGGGCAGCTCGGCACCGTCGCCGACTGGGCCCGCGAACGTCAGGCCCCGCTGCACGTCCACCTCTCGGAGCAGACCGCCGAGAACGACGCCTGCCGCGACGCCCACGGCTGCACCCCCACCCGGCTGCTGGCCGACCACGGTGCGCTGGGCCGGCGCACCACGGCCGTGCACGCCACCCACCTCACCACCGAGGACATCGAGCTGCTCGGCGACTCCCGCACGGGCGTGTGCATGTGTCCCACCACCGAACGCGATCTCGCGGACGGCATCGGCCCGGCCGCCCGCCTCCAGGGCCGCGGCAGCCCGCTCTCCCTCGGCAGCGACAGCCACGCCGTCATCGACCTGCTCGAAGAGGCCCGCGCCATGGAGCTCGACGAACGGCTGCGCACCCGCACCCGCGGGCACTGGACGGCCGCCGCCCTGCTGCGTGCCGCGACCGCCGACGGTCATGCCGCCCTGGGCTGGGACGACGCCGGCACCCTGGAGACCGGCGCGCTCGCCGACCTCACCACAATCGCACTGGACTCCGTACGCACCGCCGGACCACTGCCCCGGCTGGCCGCCGAAACGGCGGTGTTCGCCGCCTCCGCGGCGGACGTACGGCACACCATCGTCGGCGGCCGGCAGATCGTCCGCGACGGTGCGCACACCCTTGTCCCCGACGTACCCACCGCCCTCGCAGAGTCCATCGCCGCGGTACGCGGCTGA
- a CDS encoding ABC transporter permease, with the protein MRGGIELRHLVRNPKEMSGHLINVVVALLLAGYIGDKVPGTHVPMAHLTLAGFAAYLLFQIGLVNLPQILVTEREEGALLRLRATPGGIPAYLVAKSLLVVVMAFGTLVLLLGAAALLVDGPLPHGPGGWLTLLWVSTLGLLAVVPLGAAIGAVLPNPREALALIMLPTMALLVTSGAMFPLSSLPALVQKIASVFPLKWMAQGLRSALLPDAARAAEPAGSWELPTVALILTAWAVLGFLLAVPLLRRAARRESGSRLSERHRKAGWGGSRTA; encoded by the coding sequence CTGCGCGGCGGCATCGAGCTCCGCCACCTCGTCCGCAACCCCAAGGAGATGAGCGGCCATCTGATCAATGTCGTCGTCGCGCTGCTGCTCGCCGGATACATCGGCGACAAGGTGCCCGGCACCCATGTCCCGATGGCCCATCTGACGCTCGCGGGCTTCGCCGCCTATCTGCTGTTCCAGATCGGACTGGTCAATCTCCCGCAGATCCTGGTGACCGAGCGCGAGGAGGGCGCCCTGCTGCGGCTGCGCGCCACCCCCGGCGGCATACCCGCCTATCTCGTCGCCAAGTCGCTGCTGGTGGTCGTCATGGCGTTCGGGACCCTGGTCCTCCTGCTGGGAGCCGCCGCGCTGCTGGTGGACGGGCCGCTGCCGCACGGGCCCGGCGGCTGGCTGACCCTGCTGTGGGTCAGCACGCTCGGGCTGCTCGCCGTCGTGCCGCTGGGGGCGGCCATCGGCGCGGTGCTGCCGAACCCCCGTGAGGCGCTCGCGTTGATCATGCTGCCGACGATGGCACTGCTGGTCACGTCGGGTGCGATGTTCCCGCTCAGCTCGCTGCCCGCGCTGGTGCAGAAGATCGCCTCCGTCTTCCCGCTCAAGTGGATGGCCCAGGGGCTGCGCTCGGCCCTCCTGCCGGACGCCGCGCGCGCCGCGGAACCGGCCGGTTCCTGGGAGCTGCCGACCGTGGCACTGATACTCACCGCCTGGGCCGTCCTCGGCTTCCTGCTCGCCGTCCCCCTCCTGCGCCGCGCCGCCCGCCGCGAGTCCGGCTCCCGCCTCTCCGAACGCCACCGCAAGGCGGGGTGGGGTGGCAGCCGGACGGCCTGA
- a CDS encoding diaminopimelate decarboxylase encodes MNFTERDRAVQAAVARGLVGPGEPVAGLLDIAGIRRSAAELRAAFEEFTAPGTPILHAFAVKAASLVPVLRLLAQEGLGCEVASPGELALARAAGVPVERTVLDSPAKTLAELREALALGIAVNADNAEELARIDALMASAPSRAPIGLRVNPQIGGGSIGAMSTATDTSKFGVGLRDEGVRDWVVQAFLARPWLTRLHAHVGSQGMPLELMAAGVRALFDLAEEINEKAGRQQIDTLDIGGGLPVNFSSDATTPTYREYAALLHATVPGLLSGRYGIVTEFGRSLLAKHGTVLARVEYAKSAGGRPIAVTHAGAQVATRTVFVPEAWPIRVAAYDAEGRPKTGAPVAQDIAGPCCFAGDLVAENRPLPRLEADDHAALLDTGAYYFSTHFAYNSLPRPGIYGYAADADGTVRFATVRTPQTLEELTAESGGAHAKSLGELGRQ; translated from the coding sequence ATGAACTTCACGGAGCGAGACCGTGCCGTACAGGCAGCCGTCGCGCGCGGGCTGGTGGGCCCCGGTGAGCCCGTTGCCGGCCTGCTCGACATCGCCGGGATCCGCCGTTCGGCGGCCGAACTCCGCGCCGCCTTCGAGGAGTTCACCGCACCGGGCACTCCGATCCTGCACGCCTTCGCGGTGAAGGCCGCCTCGCTCGTCCCCGTCCTGCGGCTGCTCGCGCAGGAGGGACTCGGCTGCGAGGTGGCCAGCCCCGGCGAGCTGGCGCTGGCCCGTGCCGCAGGCGTGCCGGTCGAGCGGACCGTCCTGGACTCGCCCGCCAAGACCCTCGCCGAGCTGCGGGAGGCGCTGGCTCTCGGCATCGCCGTCAACGCCGACAACGCCGAGGAGCTCGCGCGTATCGACGCGCTGATGGCCTCGGCGCCGAGCCGTGCGCCCATCGGCCTGCGGGTCAATCCCCAGATCGGCGGCGGCAGCATCGGGGCGATGAGCACCGCCACGGACACCTCGAAGTTCGGCGTCGGGCTGCGCGACGAGGGCGTCCGCGACTGGGTCGTACAGGCCTTCCTCGCGCGCCCGTGGCTGACCCGGCTGCACGCCCATGTCGGCTCCCAGGGCATGCCCCTGGAGCTCATGGCCGCGGGCGTACGGGCCCTGTTCGACCTCGCCGAGGAGATCAACGAGAAGGCCGGCCGGCAGCAGATCGACACCCTCGACATCGGCGGCGGCCTGCCGGTCAACTTCTCCTCGGACGCGACCACCCCGACCTACCGCGAGTACGCCGCGCTGCTGCACGCGACCGTGCCCGGCCTGCTGTCCGGGCGCTACGGGATCGTCACCGAGTTCGGCCGCTCACTGCTGGCCAAGCACGGCACGGTCCTCGCCCGGGTCGAGTACGCCAAGTCGGCCGGCGGCCGGCCCATCGCCGTCACCCATGCCGGCGCCCAGGTCGCCACCCGTACGGTCTTCGTCCCCGAGGCCTGGCCGATCCGGGTCGCGGCCTACGACGCCGAGGGGCGCCCCAAGACGGGGGCTCCGGTCGCCCAGGACATCGCGGGACCGTGCTGCTTCGCGGGCGACCTGGTCGCGGAGAACCGTCCGCTCCCGCGCCTGGAGGCCGACGACCACGCGGCCCTGCTGGACACCGGCGCCTACTACTTCTCCACCCACTTCGCCTACAACTCCCTTCCGCGCCCCGGGATCTACGGCTATGCGGCGGACGCGGACGGCACCGTCCGCTTCGCGACCGTCCGCACCCCGCAGACCCTGGAGGAGCTGACCGCGGAGAGCGGCGGCGCGCACGCGAAGTCGCTGGGCGAGCTCGGGAGGCAGTAG